In a single window of the Arachis hypogaea cultivar Tifrunner chromosome 6, arahy.Tifrunner.gnm2.J5K5, whole genome shotgun sequence genome:
- the LOC112697002 gene encoding YTH domain-containing protein ECT4 isoform X2 produces the protein MAAVTPSSDKAADLLQNLSLDSEPKNMGVPEPAKKNGPAFSNGAAKGMNKPFNPNASFVPNGYHSTAYYYGGYDGQSDWNMYSRYMNVDGGMAQGVYGDSCSYMYNQGYGYTPYGAYPPPATSPPIQHDGQLYGMQQYHYPSCYYQSPASTDMPHAPNKIGVPQVEEISTAVNADHVPPSNVFNKGNTVTMANGDRSNKKGLNAFLTGSQHGSLNSNDFYQVANMPACVPLSGHQGPRISTHGQQSAFPSDVPLISDRQSKHGAKAGISSSVGPLKDFNAQRNQRLPQPLPQFTNFHSSRGSSGLELVSGFMNRMYPINSVYSRYGNTFRADSRYGSTAYGSRAGFENKLRGTGDGYGVDHLRKNVDGFGEMNKGPRSIRNSDNKGTKSLGPVTLLLKGQDLPVKSDSDNKEATLAPKKEQYNGEHLPENYTDAKFFVIKSYSEDDVHKSIKYSVWASTPNGNKKLDAAYQEAKEKSCPIFLLFSVNTSGQFVGLAEMVGPVDFGKTVEYWQQDRWTGCFAVKWHIIKDIPNSILRHITLENNEHRPVTNSRDTQEVQFDKGIQIVKIFKEHSSKACILDDFGFYETREKATQERKSKEHAKQVSNPSEITIGTIVLPKSLEGSLLNGSAAADATEGKGNGAITVLENSSKSC, from the exons ATGGCAGCTGTTACTCCTTCTTCTGACA AAGCTGCAGATTTACTGCAAAATTTGTCCCTGGATTCGGAGCCCAAGAACATGGGAGTTCCTGAGCCTGCAAAGAAG AATGGACCTGCTTTCTCCAATGGAGCAGCTAAGGGGATGAATAAGCCATTCAATCCAAATGCAAGTTTTGTTCCGAATGGGTACCATTCTACTGCATACTATTATGGAG GTTATGATGGGCAAAGTGACTGGAATATGTATTCTAGGTATATGAATGTTGATGGAGGAATGGCTCAA GGTGTTTATGGAGATAGCTGCTCTTATATGTACAATCAGGGTTATGGTTATACACCTTATGGAGCGTATCCACCACCGGCCACTTCTCCACCCATTCAACATGATGGTCAACTCTATGGGATGCAACAGTATCACTACCCTTCTTGTTATTACCAATCTCCAGCCTCTACTGATATGCCACATGCTCCCAACAAAATCGGTGTTCCACAAGTGGAGGAAATATCAACTGCAGTTAATGCCGATCATGTTCCTCCATCAAATGTCTTTAATAAAGGGAATACCGTTACCATGGCCAATGGCGACCGCTCAAACAAAAAAGGGTTGAATGCGTTTCTAACAGGTTCCCAGCATGGTTCTTTGAATTCAAATGATTTTTATCAGGTGGCTAACATGCCGGCATGTGTCCCTTTGTCTGGGCATCAGGGTCCAAGAATTAGCACCCATGGCCAACAGTCGGCCTTTCCTTCAGATGTTCCATTAATTTCTGATAGGCAGTCCAAACATGGAGCAAAGGCTGGAATATCTTCATCTGTTGGTCCTCTCAAAGATTTCAATGCACAAAGGAATCAAAGGCTACCTCAGCCACTTCCGCAATTCACG AACTTTCACAGTTCCAGAGGCTCATCTGGACTGGAACTGGTTTCTGGTTTCATGAACAGGATGTATCCGATCAACAGCGTGTACAGTCGATACGGAAACACATTTAGAGCTGATTCTCGTTATGGATCCACTGCATATGGATCCAGAGCTGGATTCGAGAATAAGCTGAGAGGCACAGGTGATGGTTATGGTGTTGACCATTTAAGAAAGAACGTTGATGGATTTGGCGAGATGAATAAAGGACCCAGATCTATCAGGAATTCTGATAATAAGGGCACTAAAAGTCTTGGACCTGTCACCTTATTACTGAAGGGACAGGACCTTCCAGTGAAGAGTGATTCAGATAACAAGGAAGCGACTCTGGCTCCCAAGAAGGAGCAATACAATGGGGAACATCTTCCTGAGAATTACACTGATGCAAAATTCTTTGTTATTAAATCCTATAGCGAAGATGATGTTcacaaaagtataaaatataGCGTTTGGGCTAGCACCCCTAATGGAAATAAAAAGCTGGATGCAGCATATCAGGAAGCCAAGGAGAAGTCTTGTCCCATATTTCTGTTATTTTCG GTCAACACTAGTGGGCAATTTGTTGGTTTAGCAGAGATGGTTGGCCCTGTCGACTTCGGCAAAACTGTAGAATACTGGCAGCAGGACAGGTGGACCGGTTGCTTTGCCGTCAAGTGGCATATAATAAAGGACATCCCAAATAGCATTTTGAGGCACATAACACTGGAGAACAATGAGCATAGACCTGTTACAAATAGCAGGGACACTCAAGAG GTTCAGTTTGACAAGGGCATTCAGATTGTCAAAATTTTCAAGGAGCATTCAAGCAAAGCATGCATCTTGGACGATTTTGGGTTTTACGAGACACGGGAAAAGGCCACTCAGGAAAGGAAATCCAAGGAACATGCAAAACAG GTTAGCAACCCTAGTGAAATAACAATTGGGACAATTGTATTACCCAAATCTCTTGAGGGCTCATTGCTGAATGGATCAGCCGCTGCTGATGCAACCGAAGGAAAAGGGAATGGAGCCATCACAGTACTTGAAAACTCCTCGAAAAGCTGTTAA
- the LOC112697002 gene encoding YTH domain-containing protein ECT2 isoform X1, which yields MYSRYMNVDGGMAQGVYGDSCSYMYNQGYGYTPYGAYPPPATSPPIQHDGQLYGMQQYHYPSCYYQSPASTDMPHAPNKIGVPQVEEISTAVNADHVPPSNVFNKGNTVTMANGDRSNKKGLNAFLTGSQHGSLNSNDFYQVANMPACVPLSGHQGPRISTHGQQSAFPSDVPLISDRQSKHGAKAGISSSVGPLKDFNAQRNQRLPQPLPQFTNFHSSRGSSGLELVSGFMNRMYPINSVYSRYGNTFRADSRYGSTAYGSRAGFENKLRGTGDGYGVDHLRKNVDGFGEMNKGPRSIRNSDNKGTKSLGPVTLLLKGQDLPVKSDSDNKEATLAPKKEQYNGEHLPENYTDAKFFVIKSYSEDDVHKSIKYSVWASTPNGNKKLDAAYQEAKEKSCPIFLLFSVNTSGQFVGLAEMVGPVDFGKTVEYWQQDRWTGCFAVKWHIIKDIPNSILRHITLENNEHRPVTNSRDTQEVQFDKGIQIVKIFKEHSSKACILDDFGFYETREKATQERKSKEHAKQVSNPSEITIGTIVLPKSLEGSLLNGSAAADATEGKGNGAITVLENSSKSC from the exons ATGTATTCTAGGTATATGAATGTTGATGGAGGAATGGCTCAA GGTGTTTATGGAGATAGCTGCTCTTATATGTACAATCAGGGTTATGGTTATACACCTTATGGAGCGTATCCACCACCGGCCACTTCTCCACCCATTCAACATGATGGTCAACTCTATGGGATGCAACAGTATCACTACCCTTCTTGTTATTACCAATCTCCAGCCTCTACTGATATGCCACATGCTCCCAACAAAATCGGTGTTCCACAAGTGGAGGAAATATCAACTGCAGTTAATGCCGATCATGTTCCTCCATCAAATGTCTTTAATAAAGGGAATACCGTTACCATGGCCAATGGCGACCGCTCAAACAAAAAAGGGTTGAATGCGTTTCTAACAGGTTCCCAGCATGGTTCTTTGAATTCAAATGATTTTTATCAGGTGGCTAACATGCCGGCATGTGTCCCTTTGTCTGGGCATCAGGGTCCAAGAATTAGCACCCATGGCCAACAGTCGGCCTTTCCTTCAGATGTTCCATTAATTTCTGATAGGCAGTCCAAACATGGAGCAAAGGCTGGAATATCTTCATCTGTTGGTCCTCTCAAAGATTTCAATGCACAAAGGAATCAAAGGCTACCTCAGCCACTTCCGCAATTCACG AACTTTCACAGTTCCAGAGGCTCATCTGGACTGGAACTGGTTTCTGGTTTCATGAACAGGATGTATCCGATCAACAGCGTGTACAGTCGATACGGAAACACATTTAGAGCTGATTCTCGTTATGGATCCACTGCATATGGATCCAGAGCTGGATTCGAGAATAAGCTGAGAGGCACAGGTGATGGTTATGGTGTTGACCATTTAAGAAAGAACGTTGATGGATTTGGCGAGATGAATAAAGGACCCAGATCTATCAGGAATTCTGATAATAAGGGCACTAAAAGTCTTGGACCTGTCACCTTATTACTGAAGGGACAGGACCTTCCAGTGAAGAGTGATTCAGATAACAAGGAAGCGACTCTGGCTCCCAAGAAGGAGCAATACAATGGGGAACATCTTCCTGAGAATTACACTGATGCAAAATTCTTTGTTATTAAATCCTATAGCGAAGATGATGTTcacaaaagtataaaatataGCGTTTGGGCTAGCACCCCTAATGGAAATAAAAAGCTGGATGCAGCATATCAGGAAGCCAAGGAGAAGTCTTGTCCCATATTTCTGTTATTTTCG GTCAACACTAGTGGGCAATTTGTTGGTTTAGCAGAGATGGTTGGCCCTGTCGACTTCGGCAAAACTGTAGAATACTGGCAGCAGGACAGGTGGACCGGTTGCTTTGCCGTCAAGTGGCATATAATAAAGGACATCCCAAATAGCATTTTGAGGCACATAACACTGGAGAACAATGAGCATAGACCTGTTACAAATAGCAGGGACACTCAAGAG GTTCAGTTTGACAAGGGCATTCAGATTGTCAAAATTTTCAAGGAGCATTCAAGCAAAGCATGCATCTTGGACGATTTTGGGTTTTACGAGACACGGGAAAAGGCCACTCAGGAAAGGAAATCCAAGGAACATGCAAAACAG GTTAGCAACCCTAGTGAAATAACAATTGGGACAATTGTATTACCCAAATCTCTTGAGGGCTCATTGCTGAATGGATCAGCCGCTGCTGATGCAACCGAAGGAAAAGGGAATGGAGCCATCACAGTACTTGAAAACTCCTCGAAAAGCTGTTAA